One window of Leishmania mexicana MHOM/GT/2001/U1103 complete genome, chromosome 12 genomic DNA carries:
- a CDS encoding putative protein kinase, with amino-acid sequence MGDHLGSRFTVIEQIGSGNYGSLYRVIDGEAATLADRIIATKKLQDTINHPHVLREVSVQRHAQKCSPHIVKLLHVVPRDRVRAALVLEYVPLDLRTFLNAFYCDQAKSSAPTWCATSGTGELKSAAAPPCHIPLIYVRRMLRGLVEALHCLHARGIAHRDVKPENILVEPLGLGHPLRCVCPPMGSFGLTGKAAGCWVHAPHCPHPRQEEKGVTRPMHPRGTLEPCQFFCRNSVALHHDLTSDELASAIHRLHCETCRPCPRARAGLGKHALQQHRESSEMETGTSCSQERQADGVDEEGPANVDDNEEDKLTAPTSPPLMPDVKLCDFGSARHIGTLRLRSAEEQREELTPGPTTPVYCAPEMMLLQRYGTSVDMWAVGAILFEMLTGEFFLGVGTLRSFSGDVVIQDDYCVMHRLNRMFRQLGTPSVEEWRCIAHPLYYPDEMLAHLPQVRDAALFRCVAQPIATDGCLLQDSGDIKPNGDAQTADEQTDLNVRPSAGTCLSAQAPGNGTTDSHAARASAPPRDTAATRHPLNLSDFLYQHIGKSGVDFLRSLLRYDPAKRMTSAEALRHPFLSPEVANM; translated from the coding sequence ATGGGCGATCACCTCGGTTCGCGCTTCACCGTCATTGAGCAgatcggcagcggcaactaTGGCTCTCTCTACCGTGTCATCGATGGTGAAGCGGCGACGCTAGCCGACCGAATTATCGCCACAAAGAAGTTGCAGGACACAATAAACCACCCACACGTGCTGCGTGAGGTGAGCGTGCAGCGTCATGCTCAGAAGTGCTCGCCGCACATTGTCAAGCTACTCCACGTCGTGCCACGCGATCGTGTTCGggcagcgctggtgctggagTACGTGCCGCTTGACCTGCGCACCTTTCTGAACGCCTTCTACTGCGACCAAGCGAAATCATCCGCACCGACGTGGTGTGCAACTTCTGGGACCGGTGAGCTCAAatcggctgcggcgccaccgtgCCATATACCTTTGATTTATGTGCGGCGAATGCTGCGTGGTCTCGTTGAGGCGCTTCACTGCCTGCACGCCCGCGGAATCGCTCATCGTGATGTGAAACCAGAGAATATTCTCGTGGAGCCGCTCGGATTGGGGCACCCGCTTCGGTGTGTTTGCCCGCCTATGGGCTCTTTCGGGCTCACGGGTAAGGCTGCAGGATGTTGGGTGCACGCTCCTCACTGCCCCCACCCACGacaagaggagaagggcgtgACTCGGCCGATGCACCCACGAGGAACACTGGAGCCGTGCCAATTCTTCTGCAGAAACTCCGTCGCGCTGCACCATGATCTCACCAGTGACGAACTTGCATCCGCTATTCATCGGCTGCACTGCGAGACGTGTCGGCCCTGCCCACGCGCGCGGGCTGGACTGGGGAAGCACGCGCTTCAGCAACATCGAGAAAGCAGCGAGATGGAAACAGGCACCTCCTGCTCACAGGAGCGGCAGGCAGAcggcgtggacgaggagggtcCAGCGAACGTGGACGACAACGAAGAGGACAAGCTCACCGCGCCTACGTCACCACCGCTCATGCCAGATGTTAAGCTGTGCGACTTTGGCTCAGCACGGCACATTGGGACGCTGCGCTTGCGCAGTGCAGAGGAGCAAAGGGAGGAGCTCACCCCGGGGCCTACAACTCCGGTGTACTGCGCTCCCGAAatgatgctgctgcagcgttaTGGCACATCAGTGGACATGTGGGCTGTGGGCGCCATCCTCTTTGAGATGCTCACAGGCGAATTCTTCCTTGGTGTTGGCACgctgcgctccttctccGGCGATGTCGTCATTCAGGACGACTACTGTGTGATGCACCGGCTGAATCGCATGTTCCGCCAGCTTGGCACGCCGTCCGTTGAGGAGTGGCGGTGCATTGCGCACCCCCTCTACTACCCTGACGAGATGCTGGCCCACCTGCCGCAGGTGCGCGATGCAGCACTCTTCCGCTGCGTTGCCCAGCCCATCGCCACTGACGGGTGCCTTCTGCAGGACAGCGGGGACATCAAGCCGAACGGTGACGCTCAAACGGCTGATGAGCAGACAGACCTCAACGTGCGACCATCTGCGGGGACGTGCCTATCTGCCCAAGCGCCGGGGAATGGGACAACGGATTCGCATGCCGCAAGAGCATCGGCGCCGCCCCGTGATACGGCCGCCACGAGGCATCCGTTGAATTTGTCTGACTTCCTGTATCAGCATATTGGTAAAAGCGGCGTGGACTTCCTGCGCTCGTTGCTACGGTACGACCCGGCGAAGCGCATGAcgtcggcggaggcgctgcgccacccctTCTTGAGTCCTGAGGTAGCGAATATGTAA